A portion of the Chondrinema litorale genome contains these proteins:
- the nqrF gene encoding NADH:ubiquinone reductase (Na(+)-transporting) subunit F: MELTTVVVSSIVAFTLIILLLVVILLFAQSKLVQSGDVKIVINGDESKPLVVSAGGTLLSTLSGQKLFLPSACGGGGTCAMCKCIVQEGGGNVLPTEVGHLSRTEQKENVRLSCQLKVKQDLRIKIPEEVFGVKKWDCEVVSNYNVATFIKEFVVKLPEGETLDFESGGYIQIDVPECEVDFKTMDIAPSPEDPAGKDKFKPDWDKFNLWSLKMTNDEPIFRAYSMANHPAEGNIVMLNIRIATPPWDRANNKWMDVNPGICSSYIFSRKPGDKVTVSGPYGEFFIKDTDKEMIYVGGGAGMAPLRSHIFHLFHTLKSGRKVSFWYGGRSKRELFYTEHFRKIEKEFPNFKYHIALSEPLPEDNWKVKENIDAEGDGFVGFIHNVLIDNYLKAHEEPEEIEFYFCGPPMMNAAVVKMCDDFGVPPENVSFDDFGG, encoded by the coding sequence ATGGAGTTAACAACAGTGGTTGTTTCATCGATTGTGGCATTTACGCTGATAATACTACTACTAGTAGTAATTCTGTTATTTGCTCAATCTAAATTAGTACAAAGTGGTGACGTAAAAATCGTTATCAACGGAGATGAGAGTAAGCCTTTAGTCGTATCAGCAGGTGGGACATTACTTTCTACTTTATCAGGACAAAAATTATTCTTACCTTCTGCATGTGGTGGAGGTGGCACTTGTGCCATGTGTAAGTGTATCGTTCAAGAAGGTGGGGGAAATGTGCTACCTACAGAAGTTGGACACCTGAGCCGTACTGAGCAGAAAGAAAACGTAAGACTGTCTTGTCAACTAAAAGTAAAACAAGATTTAAGAATCAAAATACCTGAAGAAGTATTTGGTGTGAAGAAATGGGATTGTGAAGTTGTTTCCAATTACAATGTGGCTACTTTTATTAAAGAGTTTGTTGTAAAACTTCCAGAAGGTGAAACACTTGATTTTGAGTCTGGAGGTTATATTCAGATTGACGTGCCTGAGTGTGAAGTGGATTTTAAAACAATGGATATTGCTCCAAGTCCAGAAGACCCTGCAGGTAAAGATAAATTTAAACCAGACTGGGATAAGTTTAACCTTTGGTCATTAAAAATGACAAACGATGAACCTATCTTTAGAGCATATTCTATGGCTAACCACCCCGCTGAAGGTAACATAGTTATGTTAAATATCAGGATTGCTACTCCACCTTGGGATAGAGCTAATAACAAATGGATGGATGTTAATCCAGGTATTTGCTCTTCTTATATTTTCAGTAGAAAGCCAGGTGATAAGGTAACTGTTTCGGGTCCATATGGTGAGTTCTTCATCAAAGATACCGACAAAGAAATGATCTATGTAGGTGGTGGGGCAGGTATGGCACCACTTCGTTCTCACATCTTCCACTTATTCCATACATTAAAATCAGGACGTAAAGTAAGTTTCTGGTATGGTGGTAGATCTAAAAGAGAATTATTCTACACTGAGCACTTCAGAAAAATCGAGAAAGAATTCCCTAACTTTAAATATCATATCGCACTTTCAGAGCCATTACCAGAAGATAACTGGAAGGTAAAAGAAAATATCGATGCTGAAGGTGACGGATTTGTAGGTTTCATTCACAATGTGTTGATAGATAACTACTTGAAAGCACACGAAGAACCAGAAGAAATCGAGTTCTATTTCTGCGGACCTCCAATGATGAATGCAGCTGTTGTTAAAATGTGTGACGACTTTGGTGTTCCACCAGAAAACGTATCTTTTGACGACTTCGGTGGATGA
- a CDS encoding CHASE2 domain-containing protein, translated as MKKTRLSIFLAFTAITIFIILKTDFDVVDLYYLKMKSDYFLADKKNYDYNTEIDEIVLVNYLHLSRKEIANLVEILEKGKPKVIGIHAFFEGEKENVEDSLFQEMLFKYDNIVLESHLEYDENNVVRLELPFFDTTSYQYGFNNLVTVDVPQDGTMATDAIYYYESEELEKQYSFVSKIVSKYDYNKFNALVSRGKDEDEIFFYGNIYSFQYLSGTKELMAQENSIDLEGKIVLMGYLGDFFGDTSSNENVYYSPLNSDHFENPDMFGVVVMANILKMILDGKYIESAGLSLLLVIVFFIVGINSIIFLSLLGRWSEKKRYFFISIFLLTIECIISFILSYYLFSNNRYVLPLKEMTVSFLVSYLFIEGFRLIKSKTNSSLPLRS; from the coding sequence TTGAAAAAAACACGCCTATCTATTTTTCTTGCATTTACTGCAATTACAATCTTTATTATTCTTAAAACAGATTTCGATGTAGTTGATCTTTACTATTTAAAAATGAAATCTGATTATTTTTTAGCGGATAAAAAGAATTACGACTACAATACTGAGATTGATGAGATTGTACTAGTAAACTACTTACATCTTTCTAGAAAAGAAATAGCTAACCTAGTTGAAATTCTTGAAAAAGGTAAACCTAAAGTAATTGGCATACATGCTTTTTTTGAAGGCGAAAAAGAGAACGTAGAAGATAGTTTATTTCAAGAAATGCTATTTAAGTATGATAATATTGTATTAGAAAGCCATCTAGAGTATGATGAAAATAATGTAGTAAGACTAGAATTGCCCTTTTTTGATACTACGTCTTATCAATATGGTTTTAATAATTTAGTTACTGTTGATGTGCCTCAAGATGGAACGATGGCTACAGATGCCATATATTATTATGAGAGCGAAGAATTAGAAAAGCAGTATAGTTTTGTTTCTAAAATAGTATCTAAATACGATTACAATAAGTTTAATGCTCTTGTGAGTAGAGGTAAAGATGAAGATGAGATATTTTTTTATGGCAATATATATTCTTTCCAGTATTTGTCTGGAACAAAAGAATTGATGGCTCAGGAGAATTCAATTGATTTAGAAGGGAAAATAGTATTAATGGGTTATTTAGGTGATTTTTTTGGAGATACATCAAGCAACGAGAATGTTTACTATTCCCCATTGAATAGCGATCATTTCGAAAACCCCGATATGTTTGGTGTGGTGGTAATGGCTAATATTTTAAAGATGATTTTAGATGGGAAATACATCGAGAGTGCAGGATTATCTTTGTTATTAGTGATAGTGTTTTTTATAGTTGGAATAAATAGTATAATTTTTTTATCTCTATTAGGGAGGTGGTCAGAGAAAAAAAGATATTTCTTTATTTCAATTTTTCTTTTAACCATTGAGTGCATCATCTCTTTTATCCTTTCTTATTATTTATTTTCTAATAACAGATATGTACTTCCATTAAAAGAGATGACTGTATCATTTTTAGTGAGCTATCTTTTTATCGAAGGTTTTAGATTAATCAAATCAAAAACTAACTCGTCACTTCCTTTAAGATCTTAA
- a CDS encoding efflux RND transporter permease subunit: protein MKTFIEYFVKYKILSNLVIGVTIIAGGLSILSTKKSFFPETKTREINIQVTYPGASPEEMEEGVTLKVEEAIHNIPGIDEMNSTSSENSASINVTTLKGYDIDEVYTEIKNAVDRINSFPGGAERPVIYKQKPRSMAMWVGLTGDTDLLTLKEYAEEVEDDLLASGIISQVVLMGYPNREISIEVSEDDLLRYGFTFDQLAQTVKMNNIDISAGSIKGSNEEILIRSRAKETTADQIGEIVLRANNDGSKLLLREVAKITEQFEDVPNRSTLNGKEAVFIRVDKLPEEDIEEISDFMENYIDEFNAKHPSLELIISFNFFDTLKQRLNMLLENGGTGLILVIFSLGIFLSVRLSFWVAWGIPSSFLGMFVLAQFVGITINMISLFGMILVVGILVDDGIVIAENIFSHFEKGKNPYQAAVDGTMEVLSAVTTSVLTTVVAFLPLLLLDGTMEFFFEMAVVVVLSLLFSLLEAFFVLPAHLASHHVLRSKNRSGKVRNTINKGITYLKDNIYGNGLKFTMENRYISVAIIFALFPITFGLLGGGIIKSTFFPNIPFNSINVNLEFKAGTRESEVEKHIQNFENVVWQINKDLKKEHNDTTNFINFTFANVGSSGDGTGGTGGHVGSLNIFHRELDGNPITSFDLSERIRREIGNIPEAEKFTIGGSNRFGKPVSIRLMGKNFEELTDAKEFLKAQLREIPELKEINDNITTGKRELQLELTQKAYFLGFTHNEISKQIRQGFFGEEVQRLQKGTDEVKVWVRYPNSGRTDVGKLDGMKIKSGEKEFDIGEMLNYSVGRGVADIRHYGVSRTVTVDADMLDPFGEVPPILEKVKQDIVPELQAQFPGVDIDYGGQARESARAGKELGMYFGAAFMVMFLLIILNFKSFYQALLVMLMVPIGWIAAILGHGVQGIPVSMLSALGMIALSGVIINDAVVFLDKYNRNLLDGMTVKAAAFDAGVSRFRPILLTSLTTVLGLMPLLMEKSFQAQFLIPMAVSIAYGVLIGTFIILLFFPVLILFFNDLRMLSQWIWTGKKPEREEVERVIIDQEKETLLA from the coding sequence ATGAAAACCTTTATAGAATATTTTGTTAAGTACAAGATACTCTCGAACCTAGTTATCGGTGTAACTATAATTGCTGGTGGTCTGAGTATTTTGAGTACGAAAAAGTCATTCTTTCCCGAAACTAAAACACGGGAGATAAATATACAGGTAACATATCCGGGAGCTTCTCCAGAAGAGATGGAAGAAGGTGTTACACTAAAAGTGGAGGAAGCCATACATAACATCCCCGGTATTGATGAAATGAACTCTACTTCATCAGAAAACAGTGCCTCCATCAATGTAACTACTCTAAAAGGGTATGATATTGATGAGGTGTATACTGAAATTAAAAATGCAGTAGACAGAATTAATTCATTTCCCGGAGGAGCTGAAAGACCAGTTATCTACAAACAAAAGCCAAGGTCTATGGCCATGTGGGTGGGCTTAACTGGCGATACAGATTTGCTTACCTTAAAAGAATATGCAGAAGAAGTCGAAGATGATTTGTTGGCTTCTGGCATTATTTCTCAGGTAGTGTTAATGGGTTATCCGAACAGAGAAATTTCTATCGAGGTGAGCGAAGACGATTTGCTGAGGTATGGGTTTACTTTTGATCAGCTCGCGCAAACTGTAAAGATGAATAACATCGATATTTCTGCCGGTTCGATTAAAGGTAGCAATGAGGAAATTTTGATTCGCTCTAGAGCTAAAGAAACTACCGCCGACCAGATCGGAGAAATTGTGTTGAGAGCTAACAACGATGGTAGCAAATTGCTTTTAAGAGAGGTTGCCAAAATCACAGAACAGTTTGAAGATGTTCCCAACCGATCTACTTTAAATGGCAAAGAAGCTGTATTTATTCGTGTTGATAAACTACCAGAAGAAGACATCGAAGAGATTTCCGATTTTATGGAAAACTATATTGATGAGTTCAATGCCAAACATCCTTCATTGGAGCTAATTATCTCTTTCAACTTTTTCGATACTCTAAAGCAGCGTTTAAATATGCTTTTAGAAAATGGCGGAACAGGATTGATATTAGTAATTTTTTCTTTAGGTATTTTCTTAAGCGTGCGTCTGTCTTTCTGGGTTGCATGGGGTATTCCTTCAAGCTTTTTGGGCATGTTTGTGTTGGCACAGTTTGTTGGTATAACCATCAACATGATCTCGCTTTTCGGGATGATTCTGGTTGTGGGTATCTTGGTAGACGATGGAATTGTAATTGCAGAAAACATCTTTTCTCATTTCGAAAAAGGTAAAAACCCGTATCAGGCAGCAGTAGATGGTACTATGGAAGTACTCTCTGCGGTAACAACTTCTGTACTTACAACAGTAGTAGCTTTCTTACCTTTATTATTGCTAGATGGTACTATGGAGTTCTTTTTTGAAATGGCAGTGGTAGTGGTGTTATCCCTATTGTTTTCTCTATTAGAAGCATTTTTTGTTTTACCAGCTCACTTGGCAAGCCATCATGTATTGCGTTCAAAAAATCGCTCTGGCAAAGTAAGAAATACTATTAATAAAGGGATTACTTACTTAAAAGACAATATCTACGGAAATGGATTGAAGTTTACAATGGAAAACAGATACATTTCTGTTGCCATTATTTTTGCGCTTTTCCCGATTACTTTCGGTTTGCTTGGTGGTGGTATTATCAAATCAACATTTTTCCCAAATATTCCATTTAACAGCATTAATGTAAATCTGGAATTTAAAGCAGGAACAAGAGAAAGCGAAGTTGAAAAGCATATTCAAAACTTTGAGAATGTAGTCTGGCAAATCAACAAAGACTTAAAAAAAGAACACAACGATACTACCAACTTTATCAACTTTACTTTTGCCAATGTAGGTAGCAGTGGCGATGGAACTGGTGGCACTGGCGGACATGTTGGTTCACTTAACATTTTCCACAGAGAGTTAGATGGAAACCCGATAACCAGTTTCGATTTATCTGAAAGAATTAGGAGAGAAATTGGCAATATTCCCGAAGCTGAAAAATTCACCATAGGTGGTAGTAATCGTTTTGGTAAGCCAGTTTCCATTAGATTAATGGGCAAAAACTTTGAGGAGCTTACTGATGCAAAAGAGTTTTTAAAAGCACAATTAAGAGAGATTCCCGAATTAAAAGAAATAAACGATAACATTACCACTGGTAAAAGAGAATTGCAGTTAGAGCTTACGCAAAAGGCTTATTTCTTAGGTTTTACGCACAATGAGATCTCTAAACAAATAAGACAAGGATTTTTTGGTGAAGAAGTACAACGCCTGCAAAAAGGAACCGATGAGGTGAAAGTTTGGGTACGTTACCCTAACTCTGGCAGAACTGATGTAGGTAAACTAGATGGTATGAAAATAAAGTCTGGCGAAAAGGAATTTGATATTGGAGAGATGCTCAATTACAGTGTTGGTCGTGGTGTGGCAGACATTAGACATTATGGGGTTTCAAGAACAGTAACGGTAGATGCAGACATGCTCGATCCTTTTGGTGAAGTACCGCCAATTCTCGAAAAAGTGAAACAAGATATTGTACCAGAATTACAAGCGCAGTTTCCGGGTGTAGATATAGATTATGGCGGACAAGCCAGAGAAAGTGCTCGTGCCGGAAAAGAACTAGGTATGTATTTCGGTGCAGCATTTATGGTAATGTTCTTACTCATTATTCTCAATTTTAAATCTTTCTATCAGGCATTATTGGTGATGCTTATGGTACCTATCGGATGGATTGCTGCAATTCTTGGGCATGGTGTGCAAGGCATTCCGGTTTCTATGCTGAGTGCATTGGGTATGATCGCCCTGTCTGGTGTAATTATTAATGATGCTGTAGTATTTCTCGATAAGTACAATAGAAACCTACTCGATGGCATGACCGTAAAAGCTGCGGCATTTGATGCAGGTGTTTCAAGATTTAGACCTATTTTACTAACATCTCTCACCACTGTGTTAGGCTTAATGCCTTTACTGATGGAAAAAAGTTTTCAGGCGCAGTTTTTAATCCCGATGGCAGTGTCTATCGCTTATGGCGTTTTGATTGGTACTTTCATCATTCTCTTATTCTTCCCAGTTTTAATCTTATTCTTTAATGATCTAAGAATGCTAAGCCAATGGATTTGGACAGGCAAAAAGCCAGAACGCGAAGAAGTCGAAAGGGTAATTATAGACCAAGAGAAGGAAACGTTGCTTGCTTAA
- a CDS encoding TolC family protein has protein sequence MKYLLLKSYTLLSLLILFNLSAQAQESLSLSDAIQIGMANNYDIRIEEKTVDISENNNNWGEAGRYPTLDFQLQNNNSWRDVANPASFFQGTTQSNNINPIISLNWTLFDGFRANITKTRLARLQAESEGNAEIVIQNTIQSIILGYYTAVYEKERIEVLKTTLDVSRDRYEYIMLKKELGSAVTTDVLLEEGNYLTDSLNLINQGNVYRNAVRDLNILLGIEAVNQDYNFTDSLEFTAINYEYDNLYTKMTDSNADLRKEFITQAILKEDYRLAKADMYPTVSLGASYSYDRNRQDLSGSSILANNPDTEPISTARTTNTGINFTLTYNLFNGGKIQRAIKNAQINYDIGQLRTEDLKRSLSRDLVAEYDLYNNRLDLKGIAQRRKESAELNLSLSEEQFKTGTISSFDFRDVQINYLNYSLEDLQATYNLIESNISLLRLTGGIMDEATN, from the coding sequence ATGAAATACTTATTACTTAAAAGCTACACACTTCTATCACTACTCATTTTATTTAATCTATCTGCTCAGGCTCAAGAATCTTTATCTCTGTCTGATGCCATACAAATAGGAATGGCAAACAATTATGATATTAGAATTGAGGAAAAGACTGTTGATATTTCCGAAAACAATAATAACTGGGGAGAAGCAGGCAGGTATCCGACATTGGATTTTCAATTACAAAACAATAATAGTTGGAGAGATGTAGCAAACCCTGCATCATTTTTTCAAGGTACTACTCAATCGAATAATATCAATCCGATAATCTCTCTAAACTGGACACTTTTTGATGGGTTTAGAGCCAACATTACCAAAACCAGATTAGCCAGATTACAGGCAGAATCTGAAGGTAATGCAGAAATCGTTATTCAAAATACTATACAATCCATCATTCTTGGTTATTACACCGCTGTTTATGAAAAAGAAAGAATTGAAGTTTTAAAAACTACACTTGATGTTTCTCGCGATAGATACGAGTACATTATGCTCAAAAAAGAACTCGGTAGTGCAGTTACTACAGATGTATTGTTAGAAGAAGGCAACTACTTAACCGATTCGCTTAATCTCATTAACCAAGGGAATGTTTACAGAAATGCTGTACGCGACCTCAATATTTTATTGGGTATAGAAGCTGTAAATCAAGACTACAATTTTACCGATTCTCTAGAATTTACAGCTATCAATTACGAGTACGACAACCTTTATACTAAGATGACAGACAGCAATGCCGATCTTAGAAAAGAATTTATAACTCAAGCTATTTTAAAAGAAGATTATAGGTTAGCTAAAGCAGATATGTACCCGACAGTTTCTTTAGGAGCTTCTTATTCATATGATAGAAATAGACAAGATTTATCAGGGTCAAGTATTTTAGCAAATAACCCAGATACTGAGCCTATCAGTACAGCAAGAACTACTAATACTGGCATTAACTTTACACTCACTTATAATTTGTTTAATGGCGGCAAGATTCAGCGAGCAATTAAGAATGCACAAATAAATTATGACATTGGCCAACTAAGAACCGAAGATTTAAAAAGATCGCTTTCTAGAGATTTGGTGGCTGAGTACGATTTGTATAACAATCGATTAGATTTAAAAGGCATTGCTCAAAGAAGAAAAGAGTCGGCAGAGCTAAACCTCTCTTTAAGCGAAGAACAGTTTAAAACGGGTACTATTAGCTCATTCGATTTTCGTGATGTACAAATCAACTATTTAAACTACTCACTAGAAGATTTACAAGCCACTTACAATTTAATTGAGTCTAATATCTCACTCTTAAGACTAACCGGAGGTATTATGGATGAAGCAACAAACTAG